Proteins encoded by one window of Armatimonadota bacterium:
- a CDS encoding tetratricopeptide repeat protein: MVTCTHCNTKNSIDSHFCKSCGKELEKAAIDQAQTDQAGLVAEGYRKFNDGKVMEACLIAEAVLEEDPGSVAALSLKAMCREHEGQLAEALELFERVVSLKPDSALDKIKVTHLRSLIAAKLQTAPPAPDRRTAIIGALAATVLVVSVGIALAGFLNPGGEVASNSGKGGTDSQTPVNSSPPIQNPADPNAAGASPGTANPSDGAQAPGGAGAPGTGGGAAPGPLTNPGDSPPGIGDNSSVPPLGIGIRPDAGIGRGTDQGTRPNQGGGGGGGANSNPGGGNSGGDSQPDGPDPVVGGGNARGGSSSTGKPAVYEINVSGSGGQGNSGGSTGGNDSMTADTLFRTGLRQFQLGDYQGAARNFQGALKAGADPGRTNQRLAQCYQNLGQTADAISAYTRAISALEGAIKSGKGSAGTQSALDACKAALQVLKGSD, encoded by the coding sequence ATGGTGACCTGCACACACTGCAACACGAAAAACAGCATCGACAGCCACTTTTGCAAGAGTTGCGGCAAAGAGCTGGAAAAGGCGGCCATCGACCAAGCGCAGACCGATCAGGCCGGTTTGGTCGCGGAGGGATACCGCAAGTTCAACGATGGAAAGGTGATGGAGGCCTGCCTCATCGCCGAAGCGGTGCTGGAGGAGGACCCGGGTTCGGTCGCCGCTCTCTCGCTCAAGGCAATGTGCCGGGAGCACGAGGGCCAGTTGGCCGAAGCGCTCGAGCTTTTTGAGCGTGTTGTGAGCCTGAAGCCTGACTCCGCGCTCGACAAGATCAAGGTCACCCACTTGCGCAGTCTGATCGCGGCAAAACTCCAGACGGCGCCGCCCGCCCCGGACCGCAGGACCGCCATCATCGGGGCGCTCGCCGCGACGGTCTTGGTCGTTTCCGTGGGCATTGCCCTCGCCGGCTTTCTCAACCCAGGAGGAGAGGTCGCCTCCAATAGCGGCAAAGGCGGCACCGACTCCCAAACTCCCGTAAACAGTTCGCCACCTATCCAGAACCCTGCCGACCCGAACGCGGCCGGCGCGTCTCCAGGAACCGCAAACCCCAGTGACGGCGCTCAGGCACCGGGTGGGGCGGGCGCCCCCGGAACCGGCGGAGGCGCTGCGCCGGGACCCCTCACCAACCCTGGAGACTCCCCCCCTGGAATCGGCGACAACAGCTCGGTCCCCCCGTTGGGCATCGGCATCCGGCCGGACGCAGGCATTGGCAGGGGCACCGATCAAGGGACTCGGCCGAATCAAGGCGGAGGAGGGGGCGGAGGCGCGAATTCCAACCCCGGCGGCGGTAACAGCGGTGGCGATAGCCAGCCCGACGGGCCCGATCCGGTGGTTGGTGGAGGGAACGCTCGTGGAGGGTCGAGCAGCACCGGAAAGCCTGCCGTCTATGAGATCAATGTGAGCGGCTCAGGCGGACAGGGCAACTCGGGAGGATCGACGGGCGGCAATGACTCCATGACGGCGGACACGCTGTTCCGCACGGGCCTTCGGCAGTTTCAGTTGGGGGACTATCAGGGCGCGGCGCGCAATTTCCAAGGCGCCCTGAAAGCTGGCGCAGACCCCGGACGTACCAACCAGCGGCTGGCTCAGTGCTATCAAAACCTCGGCCAGACCGCCGATGCGATCAGCGCCTACACTCGCGCCATCTCGGCCCTTGAAGGCGCC
- a CDS encoding SDR family oxidoreductase: MDFGISGRVAMVAAASKGIGLAVAKELAQEGCRVSICARNQEALGAACEAIGGARGYLCDVSRAEDLERWYEGTKAELGTPEILVTNTGGPPAGAPSETSDDEWQAGFDSTLMNVVRLVRLASPGMIERGWGRFVHLTSLFAKEPSSLLAISSTLRSGLMALTRLQATELAPKGITVNAVLPGHTLTDRQVHLAEIRAGLLGVTAEEALKLQAEAAPVMRLGNPDEIAAAVAFLCSDRAGFITGANLLVDGGIVKGLG; the protein is encoded by the coding sequence ATGGACTTCGGGATCTCCGGGCGCGTGGCGATGGTCGCGGCGGCAAGCAAGGGCATCGGGCTCGCCGTCGCCAAGGAACTGGCACAGGAAGGCTGTCGCGTCTCCATCTGCGCCCGGAATCAGGAAGCTCTCGGAGCGGCGTGCGAGGCGATTGGCGGCGCGCGGGGCTATCTGTGCGACGTCAGCCGAGCCGAGGACCTCGAGCGTTGGTATGAAGGCACCAAAGCTGAACTGGGCACTCCCGAAATCCTGGTGACCAACACCGGCGGCCCACCCGCGGGGGCGCCCTCCGAGACTTCGGACGACGAGTGGCAAGCGGGCTTCGACAGCACTCTGATGAACGTCGTGCGCCTGGTGCGGCTGGCTTCGCCCGGCATGATCGAGCGCGGCTGGGGGCGGTTCGTCCACCTCACGTCACTCTTTGCGAAGGAGCCTTCGTCGCTGCTGGCGATCTCGAGCACGCTCCGCTCGGGGCTGATGGCGCTCACCCGCCTGCAGGCCACCGAGCTCGCGCCGAAAGGCATCACGGTCAACGCCGTCCTGCCAGGGCACACGCTGACGGACCGGCAGGTTCATTTGGCGGAGATTAGGGCGGGGCTACTGGGTGTCACGGCCGAGGAGGCGCTGAAACTTCAGGCGGAGGCTGCCCCGGTCATGCGCCTTGGCAATCCCGACGAGATCGCCGCGGCAGTGGCGTTCCTGTGCTCCGATCGCGCCGGCTTCATCACCGGCGCCAACCTCCTTGTCGACGGCGGGATTGTCAAGGGGTTGGGGTAG
- a CDS encoding Glu/Leu/Phe/Val dehydrogenase, which produces MSHKHVLDMARKQLEIAAKHLDLDEGLHEVLSRPKRQLIVNFPVVMDDGSVQVFEGYRVQHNVSRGPSKGGIRFHPDVDVHETTALAMWMTWKCAVANIPYGGAKGSVKVDTRRLSKRELEKLTRRFATEINIVVGERQDIPAPDIGTNAQVMAWFMDTYSMAAGHTMPGIVTGKPVELGGSEGRHEATGRGVVVTACEAARQMNFNFDGAKVVVQGFGNVGAIAAMIAEDRGATVVGLSDATGGIYNPKGLPARELHDRFANRDGGLRNYTDAEPVSNLELLELPCDILMPCAIAAQITKDNADKIKAKLIVEGANGPTTPDADLIFADKGVMVVPDILANAGGVVVSYFEWVQDLQNFFWEETEVNVKLDKLMVNSFQHVEATMRQHKTDMRTAALIIGVKRVADATVTRGIFP; this is translated from the coding sequence ATGAGCCACAAGCACGTTCTCGATATGGCGCGCAAGCAGCTAGAGATTGCCGCCAAGCACCTCGACCTCGACGAAGGCCTTCACGAAGTTCTTTCCCGGCCAAAGAGGCAGCTTATCGTCAACTTCCCCGTTGTCATGGACGACGGCAGCGTCCAGGTCTTCGAGGGCTATCGAGTGCAGCACAACGTTAGCCGGGGCCCCAGCAAGGGTGGCATCCGCTTTCACCCGGACGTGGACGTGCACGAAACGACCGCGCTGGCCATGTGGATGACCTGGAAGTGCGCCGTCGCCAATATTCCTTATGGCGGGGCAAAGGGCTCCGTCAAGGTGGACACGCGAAGGCTTTCCAAGCGCGAGTTGGAGAAGCTGACCCGCCGCTTTGCCACCGAAATCAACATCGTCGTCGGCGAGCGCCAAGATATCCCAGCGCCCGACATCGGCACCAACGCCCAGGTGATGGCCTGGTTCATGGACACCTATTCCATGGCAGCCGGGCACACCATGCCGGGCATCGTGACCGGAAAGCCCGTCGAACTGGGCGGATCCGAGGGACGGCATGAGGCCACGGGCCGCGGGGTCGTCGTCACCGCGTGCGAAGCTGCCAGGCAAATGAACTTCAACTTCGACGGAGCGAAGGTGGTGGTGCAAGGGTTTGGCAACGTCGGCGCGATCGCTGCGATGATCGCCGAGGATCGCGGGGCGACGGTGGTTGGACTGAGCGACGCGACCGGCGGCATCTACAACCCCAAGGGCCTGCCGGCGCGCGAGCTACACGACCGCTTCGCCAACCGCGACGGCGGACTTAGGAACTACACCGACGCCGAGCCGGTCTCGAACCTGGAGCTGCTGGAACTGCCCTGCGACATCTTGATGCCATGCGCCATTGCCGCCCAGATCACCAAGGACAACGCCGACAAGATCAAGGCCAAGCTGATCGTCGAGGGCGCGAACGGCCCGACCACTCCCGACGCCGACCTCATTTTCGCCGACAAGGGCGTGATGGTGGTGCCGGACATCCTGGCCAACGCAGGCGGTGTGGTCGTGAGCTACTTCGAGTGGGTCCAGGACCTTCAGAACTTCTTCTGGGAGGAAACCGAAGTCAACGTCAAGCTGGACAAGCTGATGGTGAACTCGTTCCAGCATGTCGAGGCGACGATGCGCCAGCACAAGACCGACATGCGCACGGCGGCGCTGATCATCGGCGTCAAGCGCGTTGCCGACGCCACGGTCACCCGCGGCATCTTCCCGTAA
- a CDS encoding rod shape-determining protein MreC encodes MVRAAVSPLSNGLTAMANGASDFTAGVFRAGALTRENRRLHDLAQAAAQYNARVELMVDENDRLRRLLALPKIPGRERVAAGVIGYAPLENRITLNVGSDQGVKAEQPVVTSEGLVGRVQTVERGKCQVLLISSPRLRIGAMVQRDPPPVGLAIGESPRAVLLDYLDMRATVQVGDEVVTSGYSDRVPPGIPIGKIAQINDDPETGSRRCQVFPHVVLGEVRSVYVLK; translated from the coding sequence ATGGTTCGCGCAGCGGTTTCACCGCTCAGCAACGGACTCACGGCCATGGCGAACGGGGCCTCGGATTTCACGGCAGGCGTGTTCCGGGCCGGCGCACTGACCCGAGAGAACCGACGGCTGCACGACCTGGCGCAAGCCGCCGCCCAATACAACGCCAGGGTCGAGCTGATGGTGGACGAAAACGACCGCCTCAGGCGACTTCTAGCGCTTCCGAAAATCCCCGGCCGCGAGCGCGTCGCAGCCGGCGTCATCGGCTACGCACCGTTGGAAAACCGGATCACCCTGAACGTGGGCTCAGACCAAGGCGTCAAGGCCGAACAGCCCGTGGTGACGTCCGAGGGGTTGGTGGGGCGGGTCCAAACCGTCGAGCGAGGAAAGTGCCAAGTGCTCCTGATCTCGTCTCCAAGGCTTCGGATTGGCGCGATGGTGCAGCGAGACCCGCCGCCCGTCGGGCTGGCCATCGGGGAGTCTCCGCGAGCCGTCTTGCTCGATTACCTGGATATGCGTGCCACCGTGCAGGTGGGCGACGAGGTGGTGACCTCGGGCTACTCGGACCGCGTGCCGCCTGGGATTCCGATCGGCAAAATCGCCCAAATCAACGATGACCCGGAGACCGGTTCCCGGCGGTGCCAGGTGTTTCCGCACGTCGTGCTTGGCGAGGTGCGTTCGGTCTACGTGCTCAAATGA
- a CDS encoding rod shape-determining protein: MWQQIVGRFSRDIGIDLGTANTLVHVAGRGVVLREPSVVAINKDTGEVLEVGEEAKRMLGRTPANIVAVRPLKDGVIADYDQTEMMLRRFISKVSRRGLVWQTVVVGIPSGVTEVERLAVIQAAERAGASRAYVIEEPMAAAIGAGLPIEEPIGSMVVDIGGGTTEVAVISLAGIVHSRSIRIAGDEIDEAIAAYVRRAYNLFIGDRTAEQIKLEIGSAFPLGQELQMTIKGRDLVTGLPKSAIVTSDEVRVAIAEPLTAIVEAVKLTLEATPPELAADAMNNGIVVAGGGALLRGIDRLISQETGMPVHIAEDPLSCVALGTGKVVEAMHEKPQIRRMLEKSSRR; encoded by the coding sequence ATCTGGCAGCAGATCGTGGGCCGGTTTTCCCGAGATATAGGCATTGATCTCGGCACCGCCAACACGCTTGTGCACGTGGCCGGCCGAGGCGTCGTCCTACGCGAGCCCAGCGTGGTCGCGATCAACAAGGACACCGGCGAAGTTCTGGAGGTTGGCGAAGAGGCCAAGAGGATGCTGGGACGGACCCCGGCCAACATCGTGGCCGTGCGCCCGCTCAAGGACGGCGTCATCGCCGACTATGACCAGACTGAAATGATGCTCAGGCGCTTTATCAGCAAGGTCTCGCGTCGCGGACTCGTGTGGCAGACCGTCGTGGTGGGCATTCCCAGCGGCGTCACCGAAGTCGAGCGCCTCGCCGTCATCCAGGCTGCCGAGCGCGCCGGCGCGTCTAGGGCCTATGTCATCGAGGAACCGATGGCGGCGGCGATCGGCGCGGGCCTTCCCATCGAGGAGCCGATCGGGTCGATGGTCGTGGACATCGGAGGCGGAACCACCGAAGTCGCCGTGATCTCACTGGCAGGCATCGTCCATTCGCGGTCGATCCGCATCGCTGGGGACGAGATCGACGAGGCCATCGCCGCCTATGTGCGCCGCGCCTACAACCTCTTCATTGGAGACCGCACCGCCGAGCAGATCAAGCTGGAGATCGGAAGCGCCTTCCCGCTCGGCCAAGAGCTTCAAATGACGATCAAAGGCCGCGATCTGGTCACCGGGCTGCCCAAGAGCGCCATCGTCACCAGCGACGAGGTGCGCGTGGCCATCGCCGAGCCCCTGACCGCCATCGTCGAGGCCGTCAAGTTGACCCTCGAAGCCACCCCGCCCGAACTCGCCGCCGACGCCATGAACAACGGAATCGTCGTCGCGGGGGGTGGCGCCCTCCTGCGAGGAATAGACCGACTCATCTCGCAGGAAACGGGCATGCCCGTCCACATCGCCGAAGACCCGCTTAGCTGCGTCGCCCTGGGCACGGGCAAGGTCGTGGAGGCCATGCACGAGAAACCCCAGATTCGACGGATGTTGGAGAAGTCATCGAGAAGGTAG
- a CDS encoding DUF370 domain-containing protein: MPQPTVLNVGFYNYVMTDKIVALVSSESAPMRRLVQTLRKSNNLIDATQGRRTKSIIFTTEAAVILSAISQETLAKRLMTGELVGDED, encoded by the coding sequence ACCGTGCTCAACGTAGGCTTCTACAACTACGTGATGACCGATAAGATCGTCGCGCTCGTTTCCAGCGAGTCGGCCCCGATGCGCCGGCTGGTGCAAACGCTTCGAAAGTCGAACAATCTCATCGACGCCACCCAAGGCCGGCGGACCAAGTCCATTATCTTCACCACCGAAGCCGCCGTCATTCTCTCCGCAATCTCCCAGGAAACGCTCGCCAAGCGGTTGATGACCGGCGAGTTGGTCGGCGATGAAGATTAG